One region of gamma proteobacterium HIMB55 genomic DNA includes:
- a CDS encoding transcriptional regulator (PFAM: Helix-turn-helix domain, rpiR family; SIS domain): MSNINETNVPISQLEPDAILSRLTTAYDELSPELKKAAGYVIDNPNDVGVSSIREISDAASVTPNTFVRLAKSIGFEGYEDLRSPFREQLRSGSINFTDRARWLQSLSHEGHLGPLYADMVKAAIDNIEQTFSNISVEALTQAGDDIWNSRQVFTLGVGVHNANASNFTYLARTGMVQFQTIPSAGGTAIDELAWADEQDVLIAITCAPFREEVVTAVKVAREQGLTIVAISDSASAPIMRIADHAFLVADETPQFFPSSVATIALLETLLSFVIARADEKIIDRVEAFHKRRHQLGIYHND; this comes from the coding sequence CCCGACGCTATTCTGTCGCGGCTTACGACGGCATATGACGAGCTCAGCCCCGAGCTCAAGAAAGCCGCTGGTTACGTCATCGACAACCCAAACGACGTGGGCGTTTCGTCTATTCGAGAAATTTCTGACGCAGCGTCGGTCACACCCAACACCTTTGTCCGACTCGCAAAATCGATTGGCTTTGAGGGTTATGAAGATCTGCGCTCGCCCTTTCGCGAGCAATTAAGAAGCGGCTCGATCAACTTTACGGACCGCGCACGTTGGCTGCAGTCGCTCTCCCACGAAGGTCATCTTGGGCCGCTGTACGCTGATATGGTCAAGGCAGCGATCGATAATATCGAACAAACCTTCAGCAATATTAGCGTGGAAGCGCTGACACAAGCGGGCGACGATATTTGGAATTCGCGCCAAGTCTTCACGCTCGGTGTCGGGGTTCACAATGCAAACGCCAGTAACTTCACCTATCTTGCGCGGACGGGCATGGTGCAGTTCCAAACGATTCCGAGTGCGGGCGGTACAGCAATCGATGAACTCGCTTGGGCGGACGAGCAGGATGTTCTTATTGCCATTACCTGCGCACCGTTCAGAGAAGAAGTCGTGACCGCAGTGAAAGTTGCTCGCGAACAGGGACTCACTATTGTCGCAATCTCTGATAGCGCCTCAGCACCCATCATGCGTATTGCTGATCACGCTTTCCTTGTCGCTGACGAAACACCGCAATTCTTCCCATCGTCTGTCGCAACGATTGCCTTACTCGAGACGCTTTTATCCTTTGTTATTGCCCGAGCAGATGAGAAAATCATTGATCGCGTCGAGGCCTTCCACAAGCGTCGACACCAGCTAGGGATTTATCACAATGACTGA